The Merismopedia glauca CCAP 1448/3 genome segment TTTCCCCCATTAGGCAATTTGAAGCAGGTGGAGGAATCAAACACTTTACCGAGTTTCGTTCGACGATTCCAAAAAACGAGATCTGCGCCAATTTCGCTATTACGATTTCCCGTTTCTCCCCCTGTAGGCGACATAATAATCAGTTCTCCTTGGGAATTTCGTTCCAATTTCAGGTCGGGGTTGGCGCGACAAAGCCAGTAAAACTGTTCGTCAGTCATCTCCACCAGAGGATTTAAATTAACTGTATAAGCTGTCATCGGGTTTGAGGAGTGAAACAGTCGATCTATTTAACATTTTACTGCTTATACCAAGGGGAATCAATTGTACTTGACCCCCTCGTAAAGCGATCGAAGAGAGTTAGTTTACCGTTCCCACTGCTTTATCAGTTCCTAAATCGCGTACTACTTGTTTTGCAAATATTTCTGTCAAAATAGGGCCGATCAAACAAGTAACAATAATGTAGACAATGATGGCGTTAAAAATACCTTCATTGATTAATTCAGCAGTCTTTCCATATAAAGCAATTACTAACACTAAAGCTGCTCTAGACATGGTTAAACTAAACATTAATCCAACTTCAGAGAAAGGATATTTAAATGCTAATCCAGGTATCCAAGCAGCTAGAAATTTACCCCCAACGGCTCCCACAATTACAGCTAAAGCAATACCCAAGTTTTCGGGTTTTTCAACAAATATTTTGGGGTTGCAAAGCACGCCGACTGAAATCATAAATGCGGGAATAAATAAAGTATTACCCACAAATTCAATTTGTTTCATCAACTTGCTAGTAATAGGAATCAAACTATTTAATGCTAATCCTGCTAAAAATGCCCCAACAATGGAATCTATTTTAATAACTAAAGTGGCGCTGGCAATGACAAATAAACAGCTTATGACAAACACAAATTGCTCGTTTAAAGCTTCCGAATCTGGGTGAATAATTAACTTTCCTAACTTTGGTAAACCCAAAAAGCAGATAAATACTAATAGAGGGAATAACAGTAATAAATTGATCCACAATTCGGGGCCAAGTTTACCACTATTAACAGCTTGAACAATTGATAAACCAGCTAGGGTGAGAACTGAAGTCACGACACTTCCCCCAACCGCCACCCCGACAGCTTCTTCTTGAACGATGCCAAATCGAGTCAGAATGGGGTAAGAAACTAGGGTATGAGGAGAGTAAAGGATGCCTAGCAATACGGCGGCTAAACCTCCTGCGGTGAGCCATTGACCTGAAACTACGCCAATGGTGAATGGAACCCCAAAAGTGAGTAAACCGAAGACGAGCGATCGCACTCCCAGCCGTCGCAGATTTTGCAAGTCCATCTGCAACCCTGCCAACAGCATAATATACAGCAAGCCAATTTTTTCTAACCCTTGCATTAACGATTGCTGATTAATTTGTTTTAACAAGGCTTGTTTACCAGCTTCGTTAACGGGTAAGTTAGGAAAATTAGCTAATATTTGATCGATACCAACTACACTTCTATCTAATAAACCCAAAACATTTTTACCAAGAATTGTCCCTAAAATAATTAGGACAACCACCGGATGAATTTTCAAAAATCTAGCAATAAATGGAGCCAGAACAATCGCAATTAATACCGTACAAAATACATAGACTGGATCTGCTAAAGGTAAAGGTTGACTAGCTATTTTATCAATCGCTATAGCCAAATATAAACTCATGCGTTTACTCTCTAATAATTAATGGGTAAATTATGCCCTAAGATCGGGGAAATTATCAAAAACTCAAACTTTAATTTATAACCATTGACCGCCTTTAAATCGCCAACGAATAAAGATAATTCTCATAATAGATTGAGATACTATATATACAGCAATCCAAACTGACCAATAATGGATTGATAACCATTCTGGAGGTAATTCTTCTTTGGGTAAAGGAATAGGCAAAAAACCAAATATTTTAGTTCCACAAACTACAAAAACAAACTCCCAAATTCCGGCAATTAATTGTAAGGCTCCTGGCCAATCAGAATCCCAACGAAAGCCCTGAATTTTATGATAAATTACATCCCAAATCAATCCGAAAAATGCTACATAACCCAAAATCCAGAAATAGATATAAGCCTGTTCGGGTCGATTGAATTGGGGACCAATTATTTGGAAGAAAAAGGGTAAAGTTATCAGAACCCCAACGGTAGCTAGCAATAACAATCTTGTTTGCCAACGCCCAAATAAAGTAGGAGTCATAGATTTTGATTTTTGTAAGTGTTTATGGTTAGAGAAATTTATGTAGGTTGGGTTGACGATGGGAAACCCAACACAAGCGATAATTATAGCGATCCTATCCAGGTGACTGATTAAACACCCATTTGCACCATTGTCCCAAAGAAGTAATCGGATTGAGGCGATGTAAGCCAGGGGTACGAGATTTAGCTAGGCTATCGACGCATCTTAAAACAGCATATTGCAACCCTAAAAAGCTATCTACAGGGGCATATGGCCCACCTAAAGTAGCTGCACCCGCCGCATACATTTTCCCCTGCTGGTTCCGCATTTCGACTAACTCAAAGTCATTGCTGACGCTAAGTCTACCCAAATGATTTAGAGGAAGACTGTAATGAGTCACCAAATCGTCTAGTAACTGGCTAGTTTTGACTTTAGCATCCAATCCGGTGGCATCTACGATAAAATCAGCTTCGAGCGTCAATTTTCCCCTCATTCCTCGTTCTTGGATGTAGGTTACCGTACCCCCTTGAGTACCTGGTTCGACTCGTTCCACTTCTCCAAAAGAGATTTGATACCAACCTTCCCGCAATCCCGTAGCGACAATGCGTTCCCAATCGCCGCGATCTGCGGTGGTAGTTCCTCCCCAGTCAGCAAATAGGCGCTTTTTCAGTTCTGGATCGGCTTGTTCTAAGACTCGGCGCAATTCTCCACCCCAACAGGCTTTGGGCCAGTTGAAAGGTTGAAATTCGTAGTGATCTTTGACTTTACGTTGAGCAGTACCATACTTATTACCTTGGGGTTTAGGCGATCGCATTAGATGCACCAAGTTAATATTCTGGTTTTTCTTTCTCGCTTCAAAAATCCGTTGCACGATCCGCGAAGCGACAATTCCCCGCCCGCGCATTAGCAAAGTTCCACCAAACCGTTCTAAATGCTCGTAAACGTGGTCATGTTTTTCATAAGCATTAACTACAGCCTTAAAATCTTGCGATCTTTCCCTGTAATCTTGTAAATCTGGTAAAAACTGAATAGCTGGATAACCCAAAGCTAAATGGATGTGGCGAGCAATCACAAAGGCGTAATTACCAGGACCTTGGCGCGAATAAGCAACTACATACCTACCATCATTGGTTTTCCGAATTCCTCTAATTCTCCCATAGCGGAAGATTTGCGACCAACCGATTCTGGCGGCTTCGCGATCGATTGAGTCAAATACTCTTCCAGAACGAGGGGTATAGGTTTCAGCAAAAGTTGGTTCGCTAAAGACTTGCCATAAGTATTTTAAAGCTGGTAGTAATCGCCCGCGACCCAAGTCGGATAATGACTCTCGCACAGCATAACTGGGCCAACCCCAAAAATTATCAGGGCAAGAGTCTGAGTTAGATCTTAACCTTTCGTACAAGGGAATTTGGGAGTTTTGACACAAGAGCTTATAACGAGCATAAGGCTTATCTTCAAGTCCCAAAGCAATTATTTGATGGCTTTTGACCCCAGAAATCCTTAATAGATCTGCCCAGATGTAACTACCCAAACCACCACCTATCGCCCCATAATCTGTTTCATCCACTGGAAGTCCAGTGGCATAAATCGCATTAATATCTACTAATTGACTTTGAAATGCTGGTGGTGGAAAGTTTCTTGCTACAGGAGTTGGAACTGGTGGTGGCGCTTGGTTGAATCTAGGATCGGGGAGGTTAGTTTGCGGGTTGAAAAAAATCTGGGAGTCACCAGACGAGGGTAACTGAGTTACTTGACTAGTCGCAGTGACTAAACTCAAATTGATGTAGTAGGGACCGATCTGCACCGAATCCCCATTTTCGATCGCGCATCGCTTTTGGGGT includes the following:
- a CDS encoding cation:proton antiporter, coding for MSLYLAIAIDKIASQPLPLADPVYVFCTVLIAIVLAPFIARFLKIHPVVVLIILGTILGKNVLGLLDRSVVGIDQILANFPNLPVNEAGKQALLKQINQQSLMQGLEKIGLLYIMLLAGLQMDLQNLRRLGVRSLVFGLLTFGVPFTIGVVSGQWLTAGGLAAVLLGILYSPHTLVSYPILTRFGIVQEEAVGVAVGGSVVTSVLTLAGLSIVQAVNSGKLGPELWINLLLLFPLLVFICFLGLPKLGKLIIHPDSEALNEQFVFVISCLFVIASATLVIKIDSIVGAFLAGLALNSLIPITSKLMKQIEFVGNTLFIPAFMISVGVLCNPKIFVEKPENLGIALAVIVGAVGGKFLAAWIPGLAFKYPFSEVGLMFSLTMSRAALVLVIALYGKTAELINEGIFNAIIVYIIVTCLIGPILTEIFAKQVVRDLGTDKAVGTVN
- a CDS encoding FHA domain-containing protein is translated as MQIRLSWDEPATGERREPTLNLPVAIGREFAQLPTEIGGRRVSRLVFNSLQISRFHVLIDLEQGQLVVTDQNSSNGTFVNGQPQKRCAIENGDSVQIGPYYINLSLVTATSQVTQLPSSGDSQIFFNPQTNLPDPRFNQAPPPVPTPVARNFPPPAFQSQLVDINAIYATGLPVDETDYGAIGGGLGSYIWADLLRISGVKSHQIIALGLEDKPYARYKLLCQNSQIPLYERLRSNSDSCPDNFWGWPSYAVRESLSDLGRGRLLPALKYLWQVFSEPTFAETYTPRSGRVFDSIDREAARIGWSQIFRYGRIRGIRKTNDGRYVVAYSRQGPGNYAFVIARHIHLALGYPAIQFLPDLQDYRERSQDFKAVVNAYEKHDHVYEHLERFGGTLLMRGRGIVASRIVQRIFEARKKNQNINLVHLMRSPKPQGNKYGTAQRKVKDHYEFQPFNWPKACWGGELRRVLEQADPELKKRLFADWGGTTTADRGDWERIVATGLREGWYQISFGEVERVEPGTQGGTVTYIQERGMRGKLTLEADFIVDATGLDAKVKTSQLLDDLVTHYSLPLNHLGRLSVSNDFELVEMRNQQGKMYAAGAATLGGPYAPVDSFLGLQYAVLRCVDSLAKSRTPGLHRLNPITSLGQWCKWVFNQSPG